A section of the Echeneis naucrates chromosome 12, fEcheNa1.1, whole genome shotgun sequence genome encodes:
- the col5a1 gene encoding collagen alpha-1(XI) chain isoform X2 has translation MDTHIRWKVKRRIRDAPITLMILLLFVTSHATSAEPADLLKILDFHSLPEGVTKTTGFCSHRRSSQGPDVAYRVSKDAQLSAPTKQLYPGDAFPEDFSILATVKPKKGSQSFLLSVYNEQGIQQLGLEVGRSPVFLYEDHTGRPSPEDYPLFRGVNLADGKWHRVGISVHKQSITLILDCKKKTTQKLLRSPSPIIDTKGIIVFGTRILDEEVFEGDIQQLMIVADHRAAYDYCEHYSPDCEVPAPDQPQNQDPNTDEYSPETDNYYYEYPYYEDLDNKPYDSTSDSEITKKEVTDGDSVVTKVEEVLRGGTGSTGREVLTSVSTGSSSGSSSSGSSSSGSSSSGSSSSGSSSSGSSGTSLGTSAVDSNAYGEDTGPYEYGDYGTYYDEATASPDGDSSRRITVTSVGTGGELDLGAAGKIDLGAGTGIDRSIITGGGGSSSKIIINDTTVGTTYDYGDGYDYNVDGHYSTGGGGGSSSSSTIHSSGGGGGGGGGSSSTVHISGGGGGGGGGGSGSSSSTITIGGGSTGGGSVSVGGSSTAGGGSASTGTGAGVSIATGAGLGVDGDGDYTDLFTEENISDYDLENYNYGIDDLDKEEPQFPSTPDVYYNQGSEARGEKGQKGEPAVIEPGMLVEGPPGPEGPTGLPGPPGASGPPGSPGDPGERGPPGRPGLPGADGLPGPAGTVLMLPFRFSAGGDSGQKGPAVSAQEAQMQAIMQQARLAMRGPTGPMGLTGRPGPLGPPGVPGLKGESGEAGPQGPRGPLGSPGPPGKPGRRGRSGSDGARGMPGQSGPKGDRGFDGLAGLPGEKGHRGEPGPSGPPGAPGEDGERGDDGEIGPRGLPGEPGPRGLLGPKGPQGPPGPPGVTGMDGHPGPKGNIGPQGEPGPPGQQGNPGAQGLPGPQGAIGPPGEKGPTGKPGLPGMPGADGPPGHPGKEGPPGEKGHMGPAGPQGPIGYPGPRGVKGADGVRGLKGNKGEKGEDGFPGFKGDMGIKGDRGELGPAGPRGEDGPEGPKGRSGLPGDAGPLGPSGEKGKLGVPGLPGYPGRQGPKGSQGFQGFPGANGEKGTRGTAGKPGPRGQRGPTGPRGERGPRGPTGKAGPKGNSGNDGPPGPPGERGLPGPQGPTGFPGPKGPPGPAGKDGLPGHPGQRGETGFQGKTGPPGPPGVVGPQGPTGETGPMGDRGHPGPPGPPGEQGLPGAAGKEGAKGDPGPAGPAGKDGPPGPRGFPGERGLPGPVGAHGLKGNEGPHGPPGPAGSPGERGPAGPAGPTGLPGRPGPQGPPGPAGEKGGPGEKGPQGPAGRDGIQGPVGLPGPGGPPGPPGEDGDKGELGEPGQKGSKGDKGEHGPPGPTGPQGPVGAPGPAGADGEPGPRGQQGLFGQKGDEGARGFPGPPGPVGLQGLPGPPGEKGETGDVGQMGPPGPPGPRGPSGPPGADGPQGPPGGIGNPGAVGEKGDAGETGEPGLQGEVGPPGPRGERGEKGEAGPAGAAGPPGPKGPPGDDGPKGSPGPSGFPGDPGPPGEPGPAGLDGPPGDKGDDGEPGQPGSPGPTGESGPSGPPGKRGPPGAAGPEGRQGEKGAKGEPGLEGPTGKTGPVGPQGSPGKPGSEGLRGIPGPVGEQGLPGPPGPDGPPGPMGPSGLHGLKGDSGVKGEKGHPGLIGLIGPPGEQGEKGDRGLPGPPGSSGPKGDSGIAGPSGPLGPLGPPGLPGPPGPKGAKGSSGQTGPKGESGVPGPPGPPGPPGDVIHPLPIQAPMKGRTRRNIDASQMVDDAPMDANYKDYDDGMEEIFGSLNSLKLEIEQMKHPLGTQNNPARTCKDLQLCHPDFPDGEYWIDPNQGCSRDAFKVYCNFTAGGESCIFPDKKSEGSKMAKWPKDSPGTWYSHYKRGSLLSYVDAEANPIGVVQMTFLRLLSAAARQNMTYNCYQSVAWHDQDQDNYDKAIRFLGSNDEEMSYDNNPYIRALVDGCALKKGYDKTVLEINTPKVEQVPFVDIMFNDFGGSTQKFGFEVGPVCFIG, from the exons CGGAACCAGCAGACCTCTTGAAGATTTTAGATTTTCACAGTTTACCCGAGggtgttacaaaaacaacaggttTCTGCTCACATCGGAGGTCATCACAAGGACCCGACGTGGCTTACAGAGTATCCAAAGACGCCCAGCTCAGTGCCCCCACCAAACAGCTGTATCCAG GTGATGCGTTCCCTGAGGACTTTTCCATCTTGGCCACAGTGAAGCCCAAGAAGGGCAGCCAGTCCTTCCTGTTGTCTGTGTACAACGAGCAGGGCATCCAGCAGCTCGGACTGGAAGTGGGTCGCTCTCCCGTGTTCCTGTACGAGGACCACACAGGTCGGCCCAGTCCAGAGGACTACCCCCTCTTCAGAGGAGTCAACCTTGCTGATGGAAA GTGGCATCGAGTGGGCATCAGTGTGCACAAGCAGAGCATTACCCTCATTCTGGACTGTAAAAAGAAGACCACCCAGAAGCTGCTCCGAAGCCCCAGCCCCATCATCGATACCAAAGGAATTATTGTGTTTGGAACCAGAATACTTGATGAAGAAGTCTTTGAG GGAGACATCCAGCAGCTAATGATTGTAGCAGACCATCGTGCTGCCTATGACTACTGTGAGCACTACAGCCCTGATTGCGAAGTGCCAGCTCCCGATCAGCCTCAGAACCAGGACCCCAACACGGACGAATAT AGCCCAGAGACAGACAACTACTATTATGAATACCCTTACTATGAGGATCTGGACAACAAGCCTTATGACTCAACCTCTGACAGTGAGATAACCAAAAAAGAG GTAACAGACGGAGACAGTGTGGTGACCAAGGTTGAAGAGGTGTTGAGGGGCGGTACTGGCAGCACCGGCAGAGAAGTCTTGACCTCAGTCTCCACAGGCTCATCCTCCGGCTCTTCATCCTCTGGATCTTCGTCCTCTGGATCCTCGTCCTCTGGCTCCTCATCCTCTGGCTCCTCATCCTCTGGCTCATCTGGCACGTCTTTGGGCACTTCTGCCGTTGACAGCAATGCCTATGGAGAAGATACTGGCCCTTATGAGTACGGGGACTATGGGACCTACTATGATGAGGCCACGGCCTCCCCTGACGGCGACAGCTCTCGACGTATCACTGTCACCAGTGTTGGCACCGGGGGGGAGCTGGATTTGGGAGCAGCAGGCAAGATTGACCTGGGTGCAGGTACCGGAATCGACAGGAGCATCATCACCGGGGGAGGAGGGAGTTCATCAAAGATCATCATCAATGACACAACA GTGGGAACTACCTACGACTACGGTGATGGCTATGATTATAATGTTGATGGCCATTACTCCACCGGTGGAggtggcggcagcagcagcagtagtacAATTCACAGCagtggtggtggcggcggcggcggcggcggcagcagcagcacagttcaCATcagcggtggtggtggtggtggcggcggtggcggcagcggcagcagcagctccaccatcACCATTGGAGGCGGATCCACCGGAGGGGGTTCTGTCTCTGTCGGAGGATCCTCTACTGCTGGAGGTGGATCAGCCAGTACTGGAACCGGAGCTGGGGTATCCATCGCCACCGGAGCAGGCCTGGGCGTGGATGGGGACGGTGACTACACTGATCTGTTCACGGAGGAGAACATCTCAGACTATGATCTAGAAAATTATAACTATGGGATTGATGACTTAGACAAAGAAGAGCCACAGTTCCCCTCTACACCCGATGTGTACTATAACCAg GGCAGTGAAGCTCGTGGCGAGAAGGGACAGAAGGGAGAGCCTGCTGTCATTGAGCCT ggAATGTTGGTGGAAGGTCCGCCTGGGCCTGAAGGTCCAACA GGTCTCCCCGGTCCCCCCGGTGCTTCTGGTCCACCAGGCAGTCCTGGAGATCCTGGAGAGAGG gGCCCTCCTGGTCGTCCCGGTCTTCCTGGTGCCGATGGTCTGCCAGGACCTGCTGGCACTGTCCTGATGCTGCCT TTTAGATTCAGTGCTGGAGGTGACTCTGGGCAGAAGGGACCAGCTGTATCAGCACAGGAGGCCCAGATGCAAGCCATCATGCAGCAAGCCAGG CTGGCCATGCGTGGCCCTACAGGTCCAATGGGTCTGACTGGTAGACCTGGCCCTCTG GGTCCTCCTGGTGTACCAGGACTGAAGGGAGAATCTGGAGAGGCAGGACCTCAG GGACCACGTGGACCTCTGGGATCCCCTGGACCTCCTGGAAAGCCTGGCAGACGG GGCCGCTCTGGATCCGATGGTGCCAGGGGCATGCCAGGACAATCTGGACCCAAG ggAGACAGAGGATTTGATGGTCTGGCTGGACTCCCTGGTGAAAAAGGACACAGA GGTGAACCTGGCCCATCTGGACCTCCCGGTGCTCctggagaggatggagagagg ggagatgatggagagatcGGACCCAGGGGACTTCCTGGTGAACCA GGCCCCCGGGGTTTGCTCGGACCAAAGGGACCTCAGGGACCTCCCGGACCCCCT GGCGTCACTGGAATGGATGGCCACCCTGGACCCAAAGGAAACATT ggacCTCAAGGAGAGCCAGGACCTCCGGGACAACAAGGCAACCCAGGTGCCCAG GGACTCCCGGGGCCCCAAGGAGCCATTGGACCTCCTGGAGAGAAG GGTCCAACTGGAAAGCCAGGCTTGCCAGGAATGCCAGGAGCAGACGGTCCACCG ggtcaccctggaaagGAGGGGCCCCCTGGAGAGAAAGGACACATG GGCCCCGCTGGCCCTCAAGGACCCATTGGTTATCCTGGCCCCCGAGGCGTGAAG GGAGCTGACGGTGTGCGCGGTCTTAAAGGGAACAAGGGTGAAAAG GGAGAAGACGGCTTCCCCGGCTTCAAGGGAGATATGGGTATCAAGGGCGACAGG GGTGAGCTCGGACCAGCAGGACCCAGAGGAGAAGACGGTCCAGAGGGGCCAAAGGGTCGCTCAGGTCTCCCAGGAGATGCAGGTCCTCTTGGCCCAAGTGGTGAGAAG GGTAAACTTGGAGTTCCCGGACTGCCAGGATACCCAGGAAGACAGGGACCAAAG GGATCACAAGGTTTCCAAGGCTTCCCAGGCGCCAATGGAGAGAAAGGAACTCGG GGAACAGCAGGAAAGCCTGGCCCACGCGGACAGAGAGGACCAACG GGGCCTCGGGGAGAGAGAGGGCCAAGAGGACCAACAGGAAAAGCCGGACCAAAG GGTAACTCAGGAAACGACGGCCCACCCGGACCTCCCGGCGAGAGG gGTCTGCCAGGGCCTCAGGGACCAACCGGTTTCCCGGGACCAAAGGGTCCTCCT GGACCTGCAGGGAAAGACGGACTGCCTGGACAtcctggacagagaggagagact GGATTCCAAGGCAAGACTGGCCCTCCTGGTCCCCCAGGTGTGGTCGGACCTCAG GGACCAACAGGTGAAACAGGACCAATGGGAGACCGGGGCCATCCTGGACCTCCAGGCCCACCTGGTGAGCAGGGTCTACCTGGAGCTGCAGGCAAAGAAGGAGCCAAG GGTGACCCTGGCCCTGCTGGCCCAGCCGGTAAGGATGGACCTCCTGGCCCAAGAGGTTTCCCTGGAGAGAGAGGACTTCCCGGCCCTGTC GGGGCTCACGGCCTGAAAGGGAATGAAGGTCCTCACGGCCCTCCTGGACCTGCT GGTTCTCCTGGTGAACGTGGTCCTGCTGGCCCAGCTGGACCTACAGGTCTCCCTGGACGTCCTGGCCCCCAGGGACCTCCGGGCCCTGCTGGAGAGAAGGGCGGACCG GGGGAGAAAGGACCTCAAGGCCCAGCTGGAAGAGACGGTATTCAGGGACCTGTGGGTCTGCCTGGACCTGGAGGACCTCCTGGACCTCCTGGAGAGGATGGAGACAAA GGAGAGCTTGGAGAGCCGGGCCAGAAAGGAAGCAAGGGTGACAAAGGAGAACAC GGTCCACCTGGACCTACTGGCCCTCAAGGACCTGTTGGAGCCCCTGGTCCAGCT GGCGCAGATGGTGAGCCTGGTCCCAGAGGTCAGCAGGGTCTGTTTGGCCAGAAGGGAGATGAAGGAGCGAGAGGATTCCCTGGACCTCCAGGCCCAGTTGGACTGCAG GGCTTGCCTGGTCCACCTGGTGAGAAAGGTGAAACTGGAGATGTTGGCCAAATG GGTCCACCTGGCCCCCCTGGTCCCAGAGGCCCCTCAGGACCTCCAGGAGCTGATGGCCCCCAGGGACCTCCTGGTGGTATTGGAAACCCCGGTGCTGTTGGAGAAAAG GGAGATGCTGGTGAAACAGGAGAGCCTGGACTTCAGGGAGAAGTTGGCCCACCG GGTCCAAGAGGAGAAcgaggagaaaagggagaagcTGGCCCAGCTGGTGCCGCTGGACCTCCAGGCCCCAAGGGTCCCCCTGGAGATGACGGTCCTAAAGGCAGTCCA GGTCCAAGTGGTTTCCCCGGTGACCCCGGCCCCCCTGGAGAGCCCGGTCCTGCT GGTTTAGACGGTCCACCTGGTGACAAGGGAGATGATGGAGAGCCCGGCCAGCCT GGTTCACCTGGACCCACTGGAGAGTCCGGTCCCTCTGGACCACCAGGAAAGAGA GGCCCCCCTGGTGCTGCAGGACCTGAgggaagacagggagagaagggaGCCAAG ggaGAGCCTGGCTTGGAAGGTCCCACAGGAAAGACGGGCCCTGTCGGTCCTCAAGGATCGCCTGGCAAGCCTGGATCTGAGGGTCTCAGGGGTATCCCTGGCCCAGTT gGAGAGCAAGGTTTACCTGGACCTCCAGGCCCTGATGGACCTCCCGGACCAATG GGCCCTAGTGGTTTACACGGTTTGAAAGGAGACTCTGGTGTTAAAGGAGAAAAG GGCCATCCAGGTCTTATTGGTCTCATCGGACCTCCAGGTGAACAGGGAGAAAAGGGCGACAGAGGTCTTCCTGGTCCTCCAGGATCATCTGGTCCCAAAGGAGACAGT ggCATTGCTGGTCCCTCAGGTCCTCTCGGTCCCCTGGGTCCTCCCGGATTACCT GGTCCTCCTGGTCCCAAAGGAGCTAAAGGTTCATCT GGTCAAACTGGACCAAAGGGAGAGTCTGGTGTACCTGGACCTCCTGGCCCTCCT GGTCCTCCTGGCGATGTTATCCACCCACTCCCCATCCAGGCCCCCATGAAGGGCAGGACGCGTAGGAACATTGATGCCAGCCAGATGGTGGATGATGCACCCATGGATGCCAACTACAAGGACTATGACGACGGCATGGAGGAAATCTTTGGCTCCCTCAATTCCTTGAAACTGGAGATTGAGCAGATGAAGCACCCGCTGGGCACGCAAAACAACCCGGCTCGTACCTGCAAGGACCTGCAGCTCTGCCATCCTGATTTCCCAGACG GTGAATACTGGATTGATCCAAACCAGGGCTGCTCTCGGGACGCCTTCAAGGTTTACTGCAACTTCACAGCGGGTGGAGAGAGCTGCATCTTCCCAGATAAGAAGTCTGAAGGG